The following coding sequences are from one Amyelois transitella isolate CPQ chromosome 23, ilAmyTran1.1, whole genome shotgun sequence window:
- the LOC106140270 gene encoding aminopeptidase N, whose protein sequence is MGWRSTLTVLAAAQLASGNDYLLPTDLMPTHYDLKLAYDVDPSTNFSFFGVVDIMLTVRKSTSKIVLHSQDFNIVNNDIKLTGPSSLTVEDVKHNDTYNLLTLQLSGQLEKDGNYSLVIPFYGNLKPGLDGVYVSSYVHKTTKQKEYLVTTQFEAISARKGFPCFDEPMYKATFKITLAHEKGYTAVSNMPQISSMGDNNPMEPYWKQDKMASSFRKPMSNFVWDEFQNSVPMSTYLVAFVVSKFQYVESPSGLSHIKFRIMARSDAIDQTTYAASIGPKVLTYFEEWFNVSYPLPKQDMVAIPDFSAGAMENWGLITYRETALLYDKKQSSFTNKERIAEVIAHELAHQWFGNLVTMKWWSDLWLNEGFATFMASVAVSAVEPSWRADRQYAVDNIMSVLNLDALESSHPVSVPIDDPKRIGEIFDEISYKKGSTLIRMMTMFLGENVFRKALHNYLTKYSYSNAEQDDLWSELTTAIQAAGGLSRNVTVKEVMDTWTTQTGYPLLTVERNYEENALTITQKRYLSSGHMAQSASWWVPLRVLCEGEVGQERSLEWLAADEGVSARHQFEHGANPNQWVLFNPDMVGLYRVNYDRRNWLLLGKTLASGNYAAIPVMGRVQLLSDAFELAWSNYLDYNTTLQIARYLRREKEYLPLTTGLRALGKIENVLRRTPDYGAFQKFGRKLISDTYAKVGGLATKSILNEDNLISVKMQTLTSSWACRMKVPGCEENAIEMFQEWMETDNPDENNPIPLDLRRTVYCVAISRGSVVHWRFALARAQRANVATARDALLSALTCTREVWILAQYLEWAITDGSVVRKQDAGMVISGVAKSNVGFYVARDFVYTRIDDIHRAFKGQTRRLGGIVKVILDQIKTERELDEFLKWREENAKYLEDVKLTVEQAIERARVNIEWLKKNGRTVVDKMRELTK, encoded by the exons ATGGGTTGGCGTTCAACCCTCACAGTGCTGGCTGCGGCCCAGCTGGCGTCAGGAAATGACTACCTCCTTCCCACGGACCTCATGCCCACCCACTACGATCTGAAGTTGGCATATGACGTGGATCCGTCGACAAACTTCAGCTTCTTCGGCGTTGTGGATATTATG CTGACAGTAAGGAAATCAACGTCGAAAATAGTCTTACACTCACAAGACTTCAATATAGTTAACAACGATATTAAACTGACTGGCCCGTCGTCTCTCACCGTTGAAGATGTGAAACACAACGATACGTACAACCTGCTCACACTTCAGCTTAGCGGGCAGTTGGAAAAGGACGGCAATTATTCCCTCGTGATACCCTTCTACGGGAATTTGAAGCCGGGATTGGACGGAGTCTACGTCAGCAGTTATGTGCATAAGACCACTAAACAGAAaga ATACCTGGTCACCACTCAATTCGAAGCGATATCAGCTCGCAAGGGTTTCCCCTGCTTCGATGAACCCATGTACAAAGCCACCTTCAAGATCACCCTGGCTCATGAGAAGGGCTACACGGCTGTGTCCAATATGCCGCAGATTTCCTCCATGGGCGACAATAA TCCGATGGAGCCTTATTGGAAGCAGGATAAAATGGCAAGTTCGTTCAG AAAACCAATGTCCAATTTCGTATGGGACGAGTTCCAGAACTCTGTCCCCATGTCGACATACCTGGTTGCGTTCGTCGTCTCCAAATTTCAGTATGTGGAGAGTCCTTCGGGGCTATCCCACATCAAGTTCAGGATTATGGCTAGAAGTGACGCCATTGACCAG ACCACATACGCTGCCAGCATCGGACCAAAAGTCCTCACGTACTTTGAGGAATGGTTCAACGTCTCCTACCCACTGCCCAAACAAGACATGGTCGCCATCCCGGATTTCTCCGCCGGGGCCATGGAGAACTGGGGGCTAATCACGTATAGGGAAACAGCGTTGTTGTACGATAAGAAGCAGTCGTCTTTCACTAATAAGGAGAGGATTGCTGAG GTCATAGCCCACGAGCTGGCCCACCAATGGTTCGGCAATCTGGTAACCATGAAGTGGTGGTCTGACCTCTGGTTGAACGAAGGTTTCGCCACTTTCATGGCGTCTGTGGCGGTGTCAGCGGTGGAACCCTCGTGGCGAGCGGACAGGCAGTACGCGGTGGACAATATCATGTCCGTGCTCAATTTGGACGCATTGGAGTCTAGCCATCCT GTGTCAGTGCCCATTGACGACCCGAAACGCATCGGCGAGATCTTCGACGAGATCTCGTACAAGAAGGGCTCCACTCTCATCAGGATGATGACCATGTTCCTGGGGGAGAACGTCTTCAGGAAGGCCCTTCACAA CTACCTAACGAAGTACTCATACTCCAACGCGGAACAAGACGACTTGTGGTCAGAGCTGACCACGGCCATCCAGGCCGCCGGCGGTCTCTCCCGCAACGTGACGGTCAAGGAGGTCATGGACACGTGGACCACGCAGACCGGATATCCTTTACTGACCGTCGAGAGAAATTACGAGGAAAACGCCTTGACTATCACACAG AAACGCTACCTATCCAGCGGGCATATGGCGCAATCGGCGTCCTGGTGGGTACCCCTCAGGGTCCTCTGCGAGGGGGAGGTCGGCCAGGAAAGGTCTTTGGAGTGGCTCGCTGCAGACGAGGGAGTCTCCGCGCGACACCAGTTTGAACACGGGGCAAATCCTAACCAATGGGTTCTGTTCAATCCAGATATGGTTG GTCTGTACCGCGTGAACTACGACCGTCGCAATTGGCTGCTGCTGGGCAAGACCTTGGCGAGCGGCAACTACGCGGCCATCCCCGTGATGGGTCGGGTACAACTCCTGTCTGATGCCTTCGAGCTGGCGTGGAGCAATTACCTGGATTATAACACTACCCTGCA GATAGCAAGGTACCTGCGTCGGGAGAAAGAGTATCTGCCGCTGACCACAGGTCTCCGTGCCCTCGGTAAGATCGAGAACGTTCTGCGAAGGACCCCGGACTACGGAGCCTTCCAGAAATTCGGGAGGAAGCTGATCAGTGACACTTACGCCAAGGTCGGCGGGCTGGCGACGAAGAGTATACTGAACGAGGATAACCTAATCAGCGTTAAGATGCAG ACCCTGACCAGCAGCTGGGCCTGCAGAATGAAGGTCCCTGGGTGCGAGGAGAATGCGATAGAGATGTTCCAAGAATGGATGGAGACCGACAACCCTGATGAGAACAACCC GATCCCCCTGGACCTCCGCCGGACCGTGTACTGCGTGGCGATCTCCCGCGGCAGCGTGGTGCACTGGCGCTTCGCCCTTGCGCGGGCGCAGCGCGCCAACGTGGCCACGGCGCGGGACGCCCTGCTCTCCGCCCTCACCTGCACCAGGGAGGTCTGGATATTGGCACA gTACCTGGAATGGGCGATAACAGACGGCTCTGTGGTGCGGAAGCAGGACGCGGGAATGGTGATCTCCGGCGTCGCCAAATCCAACGTCGGCTTCTACGTCGCCCGGGACTTCGTGTACACCAGGATCGATGATATACACAGAGC GTTCAAGGGTCAGACCCGGCGGCTGGGCGGCATAGTCAAGGTGATCCTGGACCAGATCAAGACTGAGAGGGAACTGGATGAG TTTCTAAAATGGCGCGAAGAGAACGCCAAATATTTGGAGGACGTCAAACTGACGGTGGAACAGGCCATAGAGCGCGCGCGCGTCAACATCGAGTGGCTGAAGAAGAACGGGCGGACGGTCGTGGACAAGATGAGGGAACTGACCAAGTAA